One window from the genome of Hydractinia symbiolongicarpus strain clone_291-10 chromosome 1, HSymV2.1, whole genome shotgun sequence encodes:
- the LOC130629426 gene encoding uncharacterized protein LOC130629426 — translation MHKPCVYISTVLLCLASGTLAQLNCTNIPSVPNTPADPPITSLIASANENIVVCNQIIPFFNAFIASAKLPGVNNQIKEIDGVLSQLQTRIEIVNRRLNCGLVASVQEAQNLQQTLQNDLVSIRVLAGIRSRLVIIRDQLVHIIH, via the exons ATGCATAAACCCTGCGTTTACATCTCTACTGTCTTGCTGTGTTTGGCATCAG GGACTTTGGCCCAACTTAATTGCACGAACATACCGTCTGTTCCTAATACACCAGCTGATCCACCAATAACGAGTCTGATAGCATCTGCGAACGAAAATATagtggtttgcaatcaaataaTTCCAT TTTTCAATGCTTTTATCGCAAGTGCAAAATTGCCTGGTGTCAATAATCAGATAAAAGAAATCGACGGGGTTTTGAGTCAACTTCAAACACGCATAGAAATCGTCAATCGAAGACTAAATTGTGGGCTTGTTGCTAGTGTGCAGGAAGCACAAAATCTGCAACAAACTTTGCAAAATGATCTAGTTTCAATAAGAGTACTGGCTGGAATACGATCGAGACTTGTAATAATAAGAGATCAATTGGTGCACATTATTCATTAA
- the LOC130629310 gene encoding uncharacterized protein LOC130629310, protein MYKVGFWISSVLLCLASVSYAQTSNSLNCTNIPNVPIKPQDAEISAILSSANENIVVCDNIIPFLNPFIASLKLTGVQQQINQTCKLIDHITVRLEIINRRLDCGLVASVQEARSLNLMLGNDQVSNRVLNGVKTRLLVIKNRLQVIITPPVP, encoded by the exons ATGTATAAAGTTGGTTTTTGGATCTCCTCTGTACTGCTGTGCTTGGCATCag TGTCATATGCACAAACTTCTAATTCTCTTAATTGCACCAACATTCCTAATGTCCCAATAAAACCACAAGATGCTGAAATTTCAGCAATCTTGTCAAGCGCAAATGAAAATATCGTGGTTTGCGACAACATCATCCCAT TCCTGAATCCTTTCATTGCAAGTCTCAAATTGACTGGTGTCCAGCAGCAGATAAATCAAACTTGCAAGTTAATAGATCATATTACCGTTCGACTTGAAATCATCAACCGAAGACTTGATTGTGGACTTGTGGCAAGTGTACAAGAAGCTAGAAGTTTGAATCTAATGCTGGGAAATGATCAAGTTTCAAACAGAGTATTGAATGGCGTGAAAACCAGACTTCTTGTTATCAAAAACCGACTTCAAGTTATTATTACACCTCCTGTACCTTGA